The Clupea harengus chromosome 26, Ch_v2.0.2, whole genome shotgun sequence region CACACATGGGTACCAAGAGCCGGATTTGGTTTTGCTCTGTATTCTTGATTTGTTGAATACCCCTCTAAGCCCAAACTAATTATTGACCTAATACAGAACGTTCAACACTCAAACAGTGTAGAAACAAACTACCAAATACTTACAAAGTGGTACTCCGGCGGATGCTCATTGGTGGTGCTGCAGAAGACGATAGCAGCCAAGAAAACGCCAAAAAGCACCACCAGTGCCCAGACAGGAAACTCACCCTCGATTAGGTACAGGCCATCTGGAAACATTAAAATACTTTATGAAGAATTTTCAATAGTGTGTGCGAACTGTTCATGTTAATTGTTGGGTTTAAAGAAGGTAAGAAACCAAGAATGAAAACACCTCTATGAAGACATGATATAATTTTGCATTAGAGTTTTGGGATCAGTAAAATCTAGAATCAACATAAAACAGATTTACTGAGAAAATGTATAACTTTACCCTTGCATATGAAATATTCTGTGGCTCTAATAACTTTCAGAAATACTGTTGGCACAAGGTAAGGCCATCAGTCTTTTGGACAGAAATGAGGTCAGCTTAAAATGGAGTACAGTCACACCACCCGAGAGGGCACATTCTTTAAGTGATAAGTAGTCATAATCTACTTGGGCATGTCTGGGGTGTTTGAAATTAGAAAGCAAACGCAGTCGTGTTTCTAGATCATGTGTGAGATTAGTCTTTGATTAGGGTAGTGCATTTCTCCCCAATTTCCATAATACGTTCTGCATGTCTTAAAGTTGTATCGTTAGTTCAAATGGTGGCCCTCCATTGAAAACTTGTCATAAACAAATCAATGAAACAATTATGGTAGTTAGATTGAGCCACTAGCAAGACCTTTACGAGGAGCCACCAGACAACAGCTGCATTCCATCTGAAACAAGGCTACTGTGACAACAATGCTGTCTAAAAAGCTCTTAGCAGCAAAAGAGCAGCTATTtggaattaaattaattattatcaGAGCAACGGCacaaaaaaggcaacaaacaatTAGAAACCTGCCAGTCTGCCAAGAATGTACCCACAAGGATGGCCACAATGAAACATGGatccacgcacacgcacacacacacacacacacacacacacacacacacacacacacagacacagacacagacacagacacagacacacacacgtgtgcaaacTCACATTGTCCTGAATTaaaggtgagaacacacacgaGAGGGCCAGTGATGAGGTGGAGGCAGTTGAGGGGTCTGTTCCAGTTGTGGTCCTCCTTGTCTGGGTCCACTACAGGCACAGTGAGGAGCAGCAGCACCTCCAGAGGCATCTGTTGGGACAGATACAAATCAGATTTAAAAATCAATACAGTGTTGTAGCAAGATATATACGTGTGTttacgtgttatatatatattatataaataagagagagagagagatttctttTTTGGCACATATGTCTACCCTGATAACATTGTTCAAGTCTACAAAACGGCACAAGACCGAATTTTTCTCGTGTCACAGCGGGAAATTGGATCGTTAGTCAGAGTCGAGATCTGGTCCCTCTACTCTAAAgggaacatacatacatttacaaaatgcaGAGACACTGGAAATAAACTGTGAAAACTACTAAAGAAAAGgctaaaggcttttttttttttaaggcaaacATGGGCTTTGTTGCTTTACCGGTGAAAAATGGAACAGGTTTTCCTCTATGCGTTTGCAGTTCGTTGAAGTTGAACGAGAGAGGGACATCTAACGGGGAGGACTGGTAATGATAGCATTTTGTAATGTGACAGGCTACGCTTAACCattgtgaaatgtgaaaatcCCAGACAATTCATGGTAGCCTAAGAGTTTGATTCAAAAgtgattaaagaaaaaaaagctattGCACACCCGTCATCATGATTCATTCTATCAAGTCATTGTCCAAACAAGATTGATTTGTGTGCTTGCAGTTACCATTAATACAGATCATCATGCTCAGAGAAGGCATTATCTCATAATTATCTCATACCAGAACTGCGCATGTGATACAGGTAGGTCTCGCAACTTTCAGCTATTCTGGATGGCAACAACTAACAAAGAATCCATTCATTTGAGCTCATAGCCACATAGACAGCAATCACAAATAGGAATGCAACTCTACTTGTAATCAGTATTGTTAAGAGGCCTGACATGAGGCCAACTCTTCTACCGGAATGGAAGACAGGCCCCCTGACAAGGAAGTTGAATGCCTTAACTGTTAGCATTGGGGAATAAAGCCAACTGTTAGCATTGGGGAATAAAGCCAACTGTTAGCATTGGGGAATAAAGCCAACTGTTAGCATTGGGGCACAAAGCCAACTGTTAGCATTGGGGAATAAAGCCAACTGTTAGCATTGTGGCACAAAGCCAACACAACGCAGCCCAGCACACAGCCAGCGGACGCCTACCTTCACCAGCTTCAAGACCCTCCAGGTCCAGGgtttcctcctccacctcctgctgtcCACGGGCCTCAGAGAGCCCAGGAGGATCTGGCtggtggagagtgtgtgggggagcAGAGGCTGGTACTCCTCATCTGTGATACCAGAGcaaaaagaaatacagaaaattAGCAGAAGGGATTTGGACAACATGGAAAAAGCCAACACTTTAATCAAACAAATAATGCAATGGATCAATGGATCAGAATTCTGGCAATTCATCTGGCAGATTTCGGTATTTTGAGTTGCCAGGAGTAAGAATGAGATGCTCTCGGTtcaaatgttgcaaaaagtaAAGCCCCAACTTTGCATCATTTCAAAAAGTAGCTGGTTCCTTTAAAAAAACTGTTAAACTGATTCCTCATTTTAGGACTGACACTGAACTGAAAGTGAATTTTATTAAAAATACATGAACTACATAAGGTCTAGCTGATGATGGCTGTGTCTCCAAGTTCCTCCTTGGAACTCCTGCAATGCTGTAAAGTTCTGAAATTCTCTTACTTTGACCCTTGGCTGACCCAAATCCTTTCCACTTAACATAATACACTGATGTCCTACATGAGGAAAATGCTGCATTCACCTTTTTCCAGATTAATGCCCActcttttattaaaaaaaaaaaaaaaaaaaaaaaaaaagtacaatttaTGTAatttccttcccttcccttgaATGTAATGCTAGTTTGAAATGCAGCCAGCTACAATATGACGGTATCCACGGTGAtccaagagaacacacacatacacttacacacacgtcaTGCTTACCATATGTCTGTATGCTCTTGTTGAGACTCTCACTGTATTCACCGCTAGTCAGCAAATCTGCCGGGTAAAGACAAATAAGCGGAATCTTTTGTCATCTACAGGCAGTGGGACAATCATCAGCAGCAGGTAACTTAACCATTAAATATAATTTAGAAACTTTGAAAATCAATCTACTAAAACAACCGAGTTCTCATGCCAGTAGCAACATTTGTATTTAGTAGCTAAATTCTATCTCACTTTTTACTATGAAATTAACATGATCTTATTCAAGGCTTGGCAGCAATGCATTTACTGTGACACAAATAATTGATTCGTTTTACCTGGTGTTTGTACTGGGGTTGGCCCATTGATGGAGCGCTTCCGGTAGTTATAGATATAGGCGCTCACCAGGACAGCGGCAACATACACCATATACAGGCCTATGTACCCTATATCACAAAAGAACAGTCACCATATATAGGCCTATGTACCCTATCACACATCAGAACAGTCACCATATACAGGCCTATGTACCCTATATCACAAAAGAACAGTCACCATATACAGGCCTATGTACCCTATATCACAAAAAAACAGTCACCATATACAGGCCTATGTACCCTATATCACAAAAAAACAGTCACCATATACAGGCCTATGTATCCTATATCACAAAAGAACCGTCACTCAGTGACTCATTGTGTCTTCATGGCTTTTAATATCTCAGTTGCTGTCACTAACGGTCATGGATATGAATGTCACTAATGGCTATGGTTCACATAGACCTAACAATTCCAACAATGAAAGTTATTGAATAAACCAAAAATGTATCATTTTCAGTGATTTAGGACCTGAAATACAAGCGTTGCTGATCGCACCTACACATTGGTACCATGAGGTGCCATGGTAACCATATTGCCTTATAACGCTACCAAGCACTGTGACGAACCATGACTTAATTGAAAGTTGGAAGAGCTTTTGACGGTTCGTAGAGTGCATGCAAGGCTGTTTTATTCAGCCCTGTGCCATGTGAAGTTCAGCAATATGTACTGTGATCTTCAGACTATTCAAGACTTCTGTCTCACAGTGAGGTTAACATGTGTATTATTTCCCATTTGAGATCATAAGGCCATTACATTACATGCCATTGAATCCAGCTAATATtacagagtaaacacacacaaacacacacacacacacacacacacacacacacacacatcagttaaTGCACTGCGTCACCCACCTAGTGCCTCTGCCAAGGCTATATGCCCTTTGTAGAGAATGGTGAAAGTCCAGAACACAGCTGCCATGTAGAAAATCATGTCCCTCAGAAAGGGTCGGGAGGCCAGGGTGAAGGGCTTGACCAAAGCCACGCTGCCAGCCACAACAGTCGTCACAAAGATCCCAGCACCTACAAGACAAGAGTTACTATGcatgtggggagtgtgtgtgtgtgtgtgtgtgtgtgtgtgtgtgtgtgtgtgtacagtggtcACAAAGATCCCAGCACCTACAAGACAAGAGTTACTATGcatgtggggagtgtgtgtgtgtgtgtgtgtgtgtatgtgtgtgtgtgtgcgtgtacagtgGTCACAAAGATCCCAGCACCTACAAGACAAGAGTTACTATGCATGTGGGGAGTCGCTACTGCCTATAATAAATGTTTAGTGGTAGCACATATTAAATCATATACAAATCCTGTTCATCATCAAGTGCATGAAATAAGATGCCTTACTGTATCAACTACACCAGATTCCATTCATTTCCAGTGTATAGCATTAGGGGAAATCTGAATGAGAATACAAAGAGTGACATTAACAGTGAGAACCCACCAAAAAGggccccgatggccagtccagCGGTGTGGGGCCTGGAGAAGGCAGCCATAGCGCTGAACACATCAGGGGCTCCGTTCCCCAGAGCCAGAAAGGTCACGCCCTGAACACGAGGTCAAGGAGCACAACTGTATGAGGACGTTAAACCACTGCATTGCAACATGAACTTTAtagcactttatttaactttatttaacattattattgttgcactacctccattcttatttattattttgctcatactggtactatctgtccttgtattgttgttctgtgttgtcttgttgttctatttgtgatgctatagcctgcatggagaataccaaaaaaaattcctagtatctgtatacatggcgaaataaagtttaattgaattgaattctatTAGAAAGCGTGCACATTTCACTGCAATATGCATGTTCATTTAAGGGGCTTGGACATCTCCTGTGCTCCGAAGGATACAGCGACGTTGTGAGTCAGCCCTAGGATGGAGGAAATGGCCGACAGGTTTGGGCAGAAGCTGTGGAGAAAGACAAAGGAAgaagaacattaaaaaaaaaaaatcacagagtATATGGCTCCATCTTCAATCAGTAATACAGAGCAGCTCAGGTCCAACAACTAGGAGTAGATCATAATATAAAGCCACTGCTAGCTAAACAAGCTTGACAAATCTGATACATTTAGTATTACTCATATCAGTTCAGACAACTTCTGCTTCCGCAGGCTCAACTTCATTTACAGAAAGCAGTTGCAAAACTGATGGGGCTGAATAGATGCTCCCTTTTTGGCAATAATGTGATGGTCAtataaacagcatttatttcCTATACCAGAGCTAACCAAGTGCAAAGCACAtaatgtgaaaacaaaaacctgCAGCTCTGAAGTgcaaactacaaacacacaaaaagaaaaaacacaaacaaacaaagacttgAGAACCTGAGGCGCAGATGTAACACACAAAAACGAAAACCTGCAGCGCTGaagtgcaaaacaaaaaaaaaaacctgaacacTCCTGAGGTACAAATGTAGCAAAGAAATGGAAATACGTCCTCAGCTGCTCCTCAGGCCTGCAGGCTTTTGTTTCTGTATGCTGTACCTGCACTTCAGGCCTGCAGGCTTTTGTTTTCACGTTGGGTACTCCAGTGCCAACACAGAAAACTGCTTTGACCAGAACCTGAACTGAAGGCTTTTGTTACAGTACGCTCTGTCCCTTATCTGTGTTAAAAGAGGAAATCCAACAGATCTTCCTGTTTGAACATTGACACGCACAGCAATTTAATGCAAAACCACACAATGTCATCTGCTTTCACTTCATCATCACGTGACGCAGCGCTAGAAAGTGCCCCGTATGGGTTCTCACATCTACAATAAAATAAAGCGCAAATGCACAATTCTTATCAGCATGCTAGCTGGACAGTAAACTTTACAGCAGTAAGGTGACTGAAACCCTCATGTGACTGTGTACTATCAGTGAAGTCACCTAAGCACGTGAGCTCAACTGAAAaggtacacccccccccccccccccccaccctctcctctcaaaaacaaatactaaaGGTGCTCGGGGCAGGACTGGTAGAGGGAAGCAGTCACATGCCACGGCCTGTTCACCACAGGATGGTGTAACTAAACACtaagaacacagagaaagaagatgACAGTTTGAAAGAAACCACAAAACTAACAATTTGGAGGCAGCAAGTCCAAGTGCCAGGAACAAGAAGAGGAGCCATACAGCCTGTAgtgagacaagaggagagagaccgGTTTCAGTGTTAACCTTTGACCTCAAATGAACAGCAAGAACAAAGAAGTAGTATTTGTCCAAAGGATTTGTTCTAAAGGCCAGACAGTATAAATAAGGCATGCAAATCCAGTCGCTCTTTAGAGtctacattttaaattaataataatattacagaTCCAACTCAAGTAATAGTGAAGACAATATAATTAATCAGTATCGTCTGGTAAACATGTTACACATGAAATGGTTTACAACATCATCAAACCACAAGTGCATAATACGATCCATATGGGATACATTTGGGGACACAATGTGACCATTTCCCTAAAACCTCTCCTGAGCAGATGCCCAACCCAGTGACCACTGATGTGCAAGCTACTACTTGCTTTGCCATTTcaccaacagacacagagagtaaTTATTAATGGAAACATTATTAATTAACTAGAGCACTATTAGCCTACTGATGCTTGTCGGCATGATTTATATCTATACAACATTTAATAAACTAGCTTTCATATGAATCCATCTAAGTGTTGACTGCCTGACGGCTGAAATGTATTTCCAGACCACTGAATAACTATTTCATACACAAATACGCCCTGGTCTTTAATCCTCATTACAGATGCAACTATGAAAATTATTCCACTACATGTGGGTGTAGGTCTTACATAGAGAGTGATGGCCAGGGGCAGGAGTTGAGGAGAAAACCGGCAGAAGGCGAGGCGTGGGTAGTTGATGAAGCCGCTCTCTTGGTTACAGTCGGAGGTGTTCTTGACAAACTCGCAGCGCTGGCTGACACTCAGGTTCATAACATCACTGCACTGTTAACACAGATGGCCGAAGTTTAAGAGACTCGAAATCTTAAGAAAATACGAGGGGTTTAGGTCAATACATGGCGTTATATTGTGAGCCCAACATAATTGTGTTACCATACCAACTTATTTCACCTGAACAGCAGTTATGTTACCGTGGGTTTCCACTTTAATGTTTGCAAAGGAAATTTCCTCCATAAAAACAACGGTGTTTGGTACCTGAATTGCTACACCTGGATCATTGGGCACATATTTGCCAGACTGGAACATATTGTGCTATTAGGCGACCAACTTCAATACATTGCGCAATTGCACCCTAGGTGTGTAAACACAGTCTCCTGATTTTCGTAGGAGCGACACCCGAAAAACACAAATCAATGTGATGTTCACATAAGAAACATTAAAAACCTTTCTACTCACTTCGTCAGCGGCTCCCTTCAGAATTCCTACGAAAGGTTGCGTTCCCGTGAAGCTCACATTGTTCCATACAAGCTGAGACGACGTCCTTCCCAGCTCACTCGACTCGAAACAGGCAACATGGTGTGAACCACTCAAGGCAACGACTAAAAACGACGTTAAGATCATATGATTCATGATTTAAGTCGTTTCGAGTGCTGTTGGTGCCCATAACACTCACTGTCTTCAGTAACCAGTTCATCCCACTAACACTACTACGGAACAGAGTGGACATGGAATTGAATGCATCTttcaagagaaaacaaagacatacaatTAAAACCAACTGCAAGAAACGTAGACCTCAGTATTGCACCCAGCTCAACTCGCTGAAGAGTGTTTACATGGCAAGTACTGCACTTGTTTAGCATTCTCGCATAGGAAGTAGCGCCCTCTCCGCGTCACTTCAGCCACTTCCTAAATCGTCATGTTGACTGCCCATTTCTTAAAGCTAAATAAAGCCCTTTTATATTCAGTGTGAAACGGTAAACCGTCGTATTTGCAGCACATACatttaa contains the following coding sequences:
- the LOC105907374 gene encoding mitochondrial sodium/calcium exchanger protein: MNHMILTSFLVVALSGSHHVACFESSELGRTSSQLVWNNVSFTGTQPFVGILKGAADECSDVMNLSVSQRCEFVKNTSDCNQESGFINYPRLAFCRFSPQLLPLAITLYAVWLLFLFLALGLAASKFFCPNLSAISSILGLTHNVAGVTFLALGNGAPDVFSAMAAFSRPHTAGLAIGALFGAGIFVTTVVAGSVALVKPFTLASRPFLRDMIFYMAAVFWTFTILYKGHIALAEALGYIGLYMVYVAAVLVSAYIYNYRKRSINGPTPVQTPDLLTSGEYSESLNKSIQTYDEEYQPLLPHTLSTSQILLGSLRPVDSRRWRRKPWTWRVLKLVKMPLEVLLLLTVPVVDPDKEDHNWNRPLNCLHLITGPLVCVLTFNSGQYGLYLIEGEFPVWALVVLFGVFLAAIVFCSTTNEHPPEYHFLFSLLGFVVSALWINTAASEVVSVLHMLGIVFSLSNTVLGLTLLAWGNSIGDLVSDITIARQGYPRMAISACFGGILFNMLFGIGLGCLLQMFGGNHIVTLEPEGLLCWILSGALGLSLVLSFVLIPLQCFHLTRAYGIFLIVFYFIFLLVALLTEFGKIHLGAL